A genomic region of Tsukamurella pulmonis contains the following coding sequences:
- a CDS encoding cold-shock protein — MAQGTVKWFNAEKGFGFIAPADGSDDVFVHYSEIQGNGFRTLEENQQVEFEVGQGTKGPQATGVRAL; from the coding sequence ATGGCACAGGGCACTGTGAAGTGGTTCAACGCGGAGAAGGGCTTCGGCTTCATCGCTCCCGCCGACGGCTCGGATGACGTGTTCGTCCACTACTCGGAGATCCAGGGCAACGGCTTCCGTACGCTCGAGGAGAACCAGCAGGTCGAGTTCGAGGTCGGCCAGGGCACCAAGGGCCCGCAGGCCACCGGCGTCCGCGCTCTCTAA
- a CDS encoding DEAD/DEAH box helicase, whose translation MEHNTFGRELLARIQAGAGPGTESLTHVADIPSRRAEFAPWPEWVPPRVRDGLIDEGVREPWRHQIEAAEHAHAGRHVVISTGTASGKSLAYQLPVLAALADDPRATVLYLSPTKALGTDQHRAAVRLTTDYGPADASPAMYDGDTSQEMRRWARSDSRWVFTNPDMLHVGLLPRHAKWARFLRGLRYVVVDECHHYRGVFGSHTALVLRRLLRVAAKYGSTPTVICASATTSDPAGAASRLIGADCVAVTEDSSPHGPRTVALWEPPLLPDLEGENGAPVRRAATTEAARMLADLVVEGARTLAFVRSRRSAETVALSARRMLAEATPEIAERIAAYRAGYLADDRRRLEQGLNDGALLGVATTNALELGVDIAGLDAVLMAGFPGTVASFWQQAGRSGRRGQGSLILLIARDDPLDTYLVHHPESLLGRPVEATITDPGNPYVLGPQLLCAAGEIPLARSEVVELGAVDVVGRLVADGLLRERPAGYFLAAGIDPHAGVNIRGGAGSEILIVEEATGRLLGTVDFTRALSTVHEGAVHVHQGESYVVDELDLDDGLALVHAEEPEWTTSAREDLDVHVTAVHSTEVLGEVTARFVSVEVTSRVVGYLRTLRSGEVMDAVELDLPETTLATRAALITLTPEVLEDAGLVPERWPGALHAAEHAAIGLLPLVASCDRWDIGGLSTALHEDTGLPSIFVYDGYPGGAGFAERGYESIATWLVATRDAVAACECPSGCPSCVQSPKCGNGNDPLDKAGAVIVLDVVLAAVAAG comes from the coding sequence GTGGAGCACAACACCTTCGGCAGGGAGCTGCTGGCTCGCATCCAGGCCGGGGCCGGCCCCGGGACCGAGAGCCTGACCCATGTGGCGGACATCCCGTCACGCCGAGCGGAATTCGCCCCCTGGCCGGAGTGGGTTCCGCCCCGCGTCCGGGACGGGCTGATCGACGAGGGCGTGCGGGAACCCTGGCGCCACCAGATCGAGGCCGCGGAGCACGCGCACGCGGGGCGGCACGTCGTGATCTCCACCGGGACGGCGTCCGGCAAGTCCCTCGCCTACCAACTCCCGGTGCTCGCGGCGCTCGCGGACGACCCGCGCGCCACCGTGCTCTACCTCTCCCCGACGAAGGCCCTGGGCACCGATCAGCACCGGGCGGCGGTCCGCCTCACCACCGACTACGGCCCCGCCGACGCCTCCCCCGCGATGTACGACGGGGACACCTCGCAGGAGATGCGCCGCTGGGCCCGCTCCGACAGTCGCTGGGTGTTCACCAACCCGGACATGCTGCACGTGGGACTGCTTCCGCGGCACGCGAAATGGGCACGATTCCTGCGCGGTCTGCGGTACGTGGTGGTCGACGAGTGCCACCACTACCGCGGCGTCTTCGGCTCGCACACCGCGCTGGTGCTGCGCCGATTGCTGCGCGTCGCGGCGAAGTACGGCAGCACGCCCACGGTGATCTGCGCGTCCGCCACCACCTCGGATCCGGCGGGCGCCGCGTCGCGGCTGATCGGCGCGGACTGCGTTGCCGTCACCGAGGATTCGTCCCCGCACGGGCCGCGGACCGTCGCACTGTGGGAGCCGCCGCTACTGCCCGATCTGGAGGGCGAGAACGGGGCGCCGGTGCGGCGTGCCGCCACCACCGAGGCGGCGCGGATGCTGGCGGACCTGGTCGTGGAGGGGGCGCGCACCCTCGCCTTCGTCCGGTCCCGACGGTCCGCCGAGACCGTCGCGCTCTCCGCGCGCAGGATGCTCGCCGAAGCCACACCGGAGATCGCCGAGCGGATCGCCGCGTACCGGGCGGGGTACCTCGCCGACGACCGTCGCCGCCTCGAGCAGGGGCTCAACGACGGTGCGCTGCTCGGCGTCGCGACGACCAACGCCCTGGAGCTGGGCGTGGACATCGCGGGCCTGGACGCCGTGCTGATGGCGGGCTTCCCGGGCACCGTCGCCTCGTTCTGGCAGCAGGCCGGGCGCAGCGGGCGGCGCGGACAGGGCTCGCTGATCCTGCTGATCGCGCGCGACGATCCGCTGGACACCTACCTGGTGCACCACCCCGAGTCGCTGCTCGGGCGGCCGGTGGAGGCCACCATCACGGATCCGGGCAACCCGTACGTGCTGGGGCCGCAGTTGCTCTGCGCGGCCGGCGAGATACCGCTGGCCCGCTCGGAGGTCGTCGAGCTGGGCGCCGTGGACGTGGTGGGTCGGCTCGTCGCCGACGGCCTGCTCCGCGAGCGGCCCGCGGGCTACTTCCTCGCCGCCGGGATCGATCCCCATGCGGGGGTGAACATCCGGGGCGGGGCGGGCAGCGAGATCCTCATCGTGGAGGAGGCGACGGGGCGGCTGCTCGGGACCGTCGACTTCACTCGCGCCCTGTCGACGGTGCACGAGGGCGCGGTGCACGTGCACCAGGGCGAGTCGTACGTGGTGGACGAGCTGGACCTCGACGACGGCCTGGCGCTGGTGCACGCGGAGGAGCCCGAGTGGACCACCTCGGCGCGCGAGGACCTGGACGTCCATGTGACGGCGGTGCATTCGACCGAGGTGCTGGGCGAGGTGACGGCGCGGTTCGTCTCCGTGGAGGTCACCAGCCGCGTCGTCGGATACCTGCGCACGCTGCGCAGCGGTGAGGTGATGGACGCCGTGGAGCTGGACCTGCCCGAGACCACGCTCGCGACCCGGGCGGCGCTGATCACCCTGACCCCGGAGGTGCTCGAGGACGCGGGCCTCGTGCCGGAGCGCTGGCCCGGGGCGCTGCACGCCGCCGAGCACGCGGCGATCGGCCTGCTGCCCCTGGTCGCCTCGTGCGACCGCTGGGACATCGGCGGCCTGTCGACGGCGCTGCATGAGGACACCGGGCTGCCGTCGATCTTCGTCTACGACGGCTATCCCGGCGGCGCGGGATTCGCCGAGCGCGGCTACGAGTCGATCGCCACGTGGCTGGTGGCGACGCGGGACGCGGTCGCGGCGTGCGAGTGCCCGTCGGGCTGCCCGTCGTGCGTGCAATCCCCCAAGTGCGGCAACGGGAACGATCCACTCGACAAGGCGGGCGCCGTGATCGTGCTGGACGTGGTGCTCGCCGCGGTGGCGGCGGGCTGA